The Aliiroseovarius sediminilitoris region TTCAGGCGATCCGCATCGCGGTGAATGATGAGTTCGGGCAACTGATCGAGGGCTTGGAAGCCGCCGAGCGCGCGTTGAAGCCCGGTGGCAAGCTGGCGGTCGTCACCTTCCATTCGATGGAGGACCGCGTTGTGAAGCGGTTTTTGCAGGCGCGCGCGTCCGAAGGGGGCGGCGGATCACGTTATGCCCCGCAAGAGGTCGCAGAAACGCCACGCTTCAAGCTGACCCCGCGCAAAGCCATAGCGCCGGATGCCGACGAGCTCGCCGTAAACCCTCGCGCCCGGTCGTCACGCCTGCGCGTGGCCACCCGTACCGACGCCCCTGCCGGTCCGTCCGACCGGCGCAAACTTGGCCTTCCACCCCTTGTTTTCAAGGATAGATCATAATGCGCAGCTTGCTTTACATCACATCCGCCCTGGTCGTCATGGCGCTGGCCTATTGGGCCTATTCGGAAAACTACAAGACGCAAGCGTCGCTTGACCGGGTCGAAGAGTTGCAGCACGAAATCGGGCAGATGCAGGAACAATTGGCGGTGTTGCGCGCTGAATGGGCCTATCTGAACCGTCCCGACCGGTTGCGTGATCTGGCCGAACTGAATTATGACCGTCTCGGTTTGTTGCCACTGGCACCTGAGCAGTTTGGCCGGGTCGACCAGGTGGTCTATCCCGATGAGGATTTGCCGGAAATCACCGAAACCTTCGATGTCTTTGGGGA contains the following coding sequences:
- the ftsL gene encoding cell division protein FtsL, with the protein product MRSLLYITSALVVMALAYWAYSENYKTQASLDRVEELQHEIGQMQEQLAVLRAEWAYLNRPDRLRDLAELNYDRLGLLPLAPEQFGRVDQVVYPDEDLPEITETFDVFGEIEQ